One stretch of Roseibium sp. HPY-6 DNA includes these proteins:
- a CDS encoding extracellular solute-binding protein, translating into MFGRSKFLASTIAGVLALGLTTAQADTLRFWTTEEQPERLAKQEEMAAAFKDKTGIEVEVIPVSESDLGTRATAAFAAGDLPDVIYHTLQYALPWAEAGILDTEAATEVVDNLGKDTFAPGAVAMAAVDGGIASVPVDGWTQMVVYRKDLFDENGLAAPDSYENILAAVEKLHNPPEMFAFVAATKIDENFMSQVLEHVLLANGITPVDGEGFKALDEKKTIEALEFYKAIAKASPPGDLFWKQSRELYFAGKAAMIIWSPFILDELAGLRDSAPPTITDDPTSKELASKTGVVTTLSGPSNPDGAAWGDVRYFGITNDADTEAAMQFVEFSMDDGYMSTLSIAPEGKFPIRRGNADNATAFVDGWAQLPVGVDRKAPLTELYDPETIKTIVAGLDTASRWGVTEGQLSLASKIINSQVINRYVREFIDDERDAAATVAKLNEELAKVQ; encoded by the coding sequence ATGTTTGGGAGGAGTAAATTCCTGGCCTCGACCATTGCGGGCGTGCTCGCACTTGGCCTGACCACGGCACAGGCGGATACGCTGCGTTTCTGGACAACGGAAGAGCAGCCTGAACGTCTGGCCAAACAAGAAGAAATGGCGGCAGCCTTCAAGGACAAGACCGGTATCGAAGTCGAGGTCATTCCGGTTTCCGAATCCGACCTCGGCACGCGCGCAACCGCGGCTTTTGCCGCCGGTGATTTGCCGGACGTGATCTATCACACGCTTCAATATGCGCTGCCCTGGGCAGAAGCCGGCATTCTGGATACAGAAGCTGCGACCGAAGTCGTCGACAATCTCGGCAAGGATACCTTTGCACCCGGTGCGGTCGCGATGGCGGCGGTTGACGGCGGTATTGCCTCGGTCCCGGTCGATGGCTGGACGCAGATGGTCGTCTACCGCAAAGATCTCTTCGACGAGAACGGTCTTGCCGCACCCGACAGCTATGAAAACATTCTGGCTGCGGTTGAAAAGCTGCACAATCCGCCGGAAATGTTCGCTTTCGTCGCCGCGACCAAAATCGACGAAAACTTCATGAGCCAGGTGCTTGAGCATGTCCTGCTGGCCAATGGCATAACGCCGGTCGACGGCGAAGGCTTCAAGGCTCTTGACGAGAAAAAGACCATCGAGGCGCTGGAATTCTACAAGGCGATCGCGAAAGCTTCTCCTCCGGGCGACCTCTTCTGGAAGCAGTCGCGTGAACTTTATTTCGCCGGCAAAGCTGCGATGATCATCTGGTCTCCGTTCATCCTGGATGAACTTGCCGGTCTGCGCGACAGCGCGCCTCCGACGATCACCGACGATCCGACTTCCAAGGAACTGGCATCGAAAACCGGCGTCGTGACAACGCTGAGCGGCCCGTCCAATCCCGACGGCGCGGCCTGGGGCGATGTGCGTTACTTTGGCATTACCAATGACGCCGACACAGAAGCTGCGATGCAGTTTGTCGAATTCTCCATGGATGACGGTTACATGTCGACTCTGTCGATTGCGCCTGAAGGCAAGTTCCCGATCCGTCGTGGCAACGCCGACAATGCAACGGCTTTCGTGGACGGTTGGGCCCAACTTCCGGTCGGTGTGGACCGCAAGGCTCCGCTGACCGAGCTCTATGATCCCGAGACGATCAAGACCATCGTTGCCGGTCTCGATACCGCCAGCCGTTGGGGTGTCACGGAAGGACAGCTTTCGCTTGCCTCCAAGATCATCAACAGCCAGGTGATCAACCGTTATGTCCGTGAGTTCATCGACGATGAGCGCGATGCAGCGGCTACTGTTGCCAAGCTCAACGAAGAACTCGCCAAGGTTCAATAA
- a CDS encoding substrate-binding domain-containing protein, with protein MSRLRGSVTIDDVARHVGVAKGTVSRVLNNYTDISDSTRKRILKAVQDLGYQPSATARNLKRGRQDTLGIIIPVGHGNGADPFLAEFIDGIARALDELGLDLLVTTAHSRDHVIETLKRLIARRKVDGFIVTRTEVDDPRIAYLSEQNFPFVAHGRTGDPSGYAWFDIDNEATFADGVRHLYSLGHERIGFVGGSLDLNFARQRLEGYRQGLDALGVRHDPSLETIQTISEKGGLAGAEALLSQAAPPTAILCATDALAIGVVQLCRKLGLKTGSDVTVIGYDGLPAGEYLDPPLTTYSQSAQEAGGRVARMLIDLLDGKEPQTLQALAKARLIRRASDGAPSMTSDALANVLRDRLNQQPPSGSKGE; from the coding sequence ATGTCGCGACTCCGTGGTTCCGTCACTATTGACGACGTGGCCCGCCATGTGGGCGTTGCCAAGGGAACCGTCTCGCGCGTCCTCAACAATTATACCGACATTTCAGACAGCACCCGCAAGCGTATCCTCAAGGCCGTTCAGGATTTGGGATACCAGCCGTCGGCAACAGCACGGAACCTGAAGCGCGGACGGCAGGATACGCTGGGTATCATCATCCCGGTCGGACACGGCAATGGAGCCGATCCGTTTCTGGCGGAGTTCATAGACGGCATCGCACGGGCACTTGATGAACTCGGCCTTGATCTCCTTGTGACAACGGCGCACTCGCGCGATCACGTGATTGAAACGCTGAAGCGCCTGATCGCCCGGCGCAAGGTGGACGGTTTCATTGTGACCCGGACGGAAGTCGATGATCCCCGTATCGCGTATCTGAGTGAGCAGAATTTTCCGTTTGTCGCCCACGGACGCACCGGTGATCCTTCCGGCTATGCCTGGTTCGACATCGATAACGAGGCGACGTTTGCAGACGGTGTTCGCCATCTCTACAGCCTGGGTCATGAGCGGATTGGCTTTGTCGGAGGATCGCTCGACCTGAACTTCGCCCGCCAGCGCCTGGAAGGGTACCGCCAGGGTCTTGACGCGCTAGGCGTCCGTCATGATCCGAGCCTTGAGACAATCCAGACGATCAGCGAGAAGGGCGGCCTTGCGGGTGCTGAAGCTCTGCTGTCTCAGGCTGCACCACCAACCGCAATACTGTGCGCAACGGATGCGCTGGCAATCGGTGTCGTGCAGCTCTGCCGGAAACTTGGTCTGAAGACCGGGTCGGACGTGACCGTGATCGGCTATGACGGTCTGCCGGCAGGTGAATATCTTGATCCGCCGCTGACGACGTATTCGCAGAGCGCGCAGGAAGCCGGCGGGCGGGTTGCCCGCATGCTGATCGACCTTCTTGACGGAAAAGAGCCGCAGACACTGCAGGCTCTCGCAAAGGCAAGACTTATCCGGCGCGCCTCCGATGGCGCTCCATCCATGACATCGGATGCGCTGGCAAATGTGCTCCGTGACCGGCTGAACCAACAGCCACCTTCTGGCAGTAAGGGAGAATGA
- the rbsD gene encoding D-ribose pyranase, which yields MKRTPLLNRHLSKLVASLGHMDEIVIADAGLPVPPGVGVIDLAVSPGVPGFFDVFEALTWELIVEQAAFAEEASPELVTRIEVKLAHWAAETGKPIEHVRMSHDDFKLRSQRARAIIRTGEVTPYANIILVSSVPF from the coding sequence ATGAAACGCACACCGCTCTTGAACCGTCATCTCAGCAAGCTGGTGGCTTCGCTGGGGCATATGGACGAGATTGTGATTGCTGACGCCGGACTGCCGGTGCCGCCAGGTGTCGGTGTCATCGACCTTGCCGTGTCACCGGGTGTTCCGGGCTTCTTCGATGTCTTCGAAGCCCTGACTTGGGAACTCATTGTTGAACAGGCTGCCTTCGCAGAAGAAGCATCTCCTGAGTTGGTCACGCGGATTGAGGTGAAACTGGCGCATTGGGCGGCGGAAACCGGCAAGCCGATCGAGCACGTCCGGATGTCACACGACGACTTCAAACTCCGCTCACAGCGCGCCCGAGCGATCATACGCACCGGCGAGGTCACGCCTTACGCCAATATTATTCTGGTGTCCTCGGTACCGTTCTGA